A genome region from Camelina sativa cultivar DH55 chromosome 10, Cs, whole genome shotgun sequence includes the following:
- the LOC104719534 gene encoding uncharacterized protein LOC104719534, which produces MGSISAAPGTTVLFSNLRNHSLYDRRHENLSVVSSSSQPSLIPRQRWLYVPKTRLRREILKLDFIARAADSTSSSPPVASGDGTLIPDDEFTLAKISFGVIGLGLGVSLLSYGFGAYFNILPGSEWSAIMLTYGFPLAIIGMALKYAELKPVPCLSYSDAVKLRESCATPILTQVRNDVTRYRYGDEQHLEEALKRIFQYGLGGGIPRRSAPILQMIREEVLTDGRYCLVLVFEAKALNLSDFEKRQAKFTSFFGPDITAEVGKGESENLYEVRLISNVSTNSVSSSS; this is translated from the exons atggGATCTATATCGGCAGCTCCTGGAACAACCGTATTGTTCTCCAATCTCCGTAACCACAGTCTATACGATCGTCGCCATGAGAATCTATCCGTCGTTTCGTCTTCTTCACAACCGTCTCTGATACCACGGCAGAGATGGCTCTACGTCCCTAAGACGAGGTTGAGAAGAGAGATTCTAAAGCTCGATTTCATCGCAAGAGCTGCTGATTCCACTAGCTCTTCTCCACCTGTTGCTTCCGGTGACGGAACCTTAATCCCCGACGATGAATTCACTCTAGCCAAG ATTTCGTTTGGTGTTATTGGGCTAGGTCTCGGGGTTTCGCTACTCtc GTATGGTTTTGGGGCTTATTTTAATATCCTTCCTGGATCTGAGTGGTCTGCTATTATGCTTACATATGGATTCCCCCTTGCTATTATTGGAATGGCTCTCAAG TACGCAGAACTCAAACCAGTTCCTTGCTTGAGCTACTCGGATGCAGTGAAGCTTAGGGAAAGCTGCGCTACTCCTATATTAACACAG GTTAGAAATGATGTCACGAGATACCGTTATGGAGATGAACAACATTTGGAAGAAGCATTAAAACGGATCTTTCAGTATGGACTG GGTGGAGGAATCCCAAGACGTAGTGCACCTATCTTACAGATGATTAGGGAGGAG GTCCTGACTGATGGTCGTTACTGCTTGGTCCTTGTATTTGAGGCCAAAGCTCTGAATTTGTCAGATTTTGAAAAAAGACAG GCGAAATTCACTTCTTTCTTTGGACCAGACATCACTGCTGAAGTTG GTAAAGGAGAAAGTGAAAACCTCTATGAAGTAAGACTGATTTCCAACGTCTCCACCAACTCtgtatcttcttcctcttag
- the LOC104720590 gene encoding LOW QUALITY PROTEIN: putative F-box/kelch-repeat protein At5g38680 (The sequence of the model RefSeq protein was modified relative to this genomic sequence to represent the inferred CDS: deleted 2 bases in 1 codon), translating to MSSPEKLLSAPESNSNPSLPDDLLLSCIARISRLYYPTFSLVSKSFQSLLASPELCKAGSLLDHTESCLYVCLQFLPFQTPRWFTLCRKPDHNLPYDTRNKNKKKSSGYVLAKVPSPHPPPVVISSLVAVGSDIYNISGYKSPSSFSIFDCISHTWREAPSLPIKLRTASAGVLDGKIYVVGSCKDGNTKSFKNTFVVFDTTTQVWDHVPSPYSGLKLNFKILCLDEKWHVGTKSDREVVAYNPKEGKWNPVESEMCSYRVSYGYCEIENVLYAVYMTQKGTSEFRWYDTEVGQWRKLEIVLPINLTRVRLVNYGGKMAVLWEEHFNYTEHDEKMIWCAVITLERGKNGEISGKVEWSDHVLTVPIICALQKVLVATI from the exons ATGTCTTCTCCGGAAAAGCTGTTGTCGGCGCCggaatcaaactcaaatccGTCACTTCCGGATGATTTGCTGCTAAGCTGCATCGCACGCATCTCAAGATTGTACTATCCGACTTTCTCACTTGTCTCTAAGAGCTTTCAATCACTCCTAGCTTCACCGGAGCTTTGCAAAGCCGGGTCACTCTTGGATCACACCGAGAGTTGTCTCTATGTGTGCTTACAGTTTCTACCTTTTCAGACACCTAGGTGGTTTACTCTCTGTAGGAAACCTGATCAT AACCTACCTTACGACACAAggaataagaataagaagaagtcAAGTGGATACGTTTTGGCTAAGGTCCCAagtcctcatcctcctcctgtGGTAATTTCGAGTCTCGTGGCGGTTGGTTCTGATATCTACAACATTAGCGGATACAAATCACCTTCTAGCTTCTCGATTTTTGATTGCATATCTCACACGTGGCGCGAAGCTCCAAGCTTGCCAATAAAGCTACGTACAGCTTCTGCTGGCGTCCTTGACGGAAAGATTTATGTAGTAGGAAGCTGCAAAGATGGCAATACTAAATCCTTTAAGAACACTTTTGTGGTGTTTGACACAACCACACAAGTTTGGGATCATGTTCCCAGCCCTTACAGCGGATtaaaactcaacttcaaaatcCTATGTCTTGACGAAAAGTGGCACGTGGGGACTAAGTCTGACAGAGAGGTGGTTGCTTACAATCCCAAGGAAGGTAAATGGAACCCTGTTGAATCAGAGATGTGTAGTTATAGGGTTTCATATGGTTATTGTGAGATAGAGAACGTTTTGTACGCTGTTTACATGACACAGAAAGGCACTAGTGAGTTCAGATGGTATGACACTGAAGTAGGACAGTGGAGAAAATTGGAGATAGTACTACCTATTAATCTTACTCGTGTTAGATTGGTTAATTATGGTGGAAAGATGGCGGTATTGTGGGAGGAGCATTTTAATTATACTGAGCATGATGAGAAGATGATATGGTGTGCAGTGATTACGCTTGAAAGGGGCAAAAACGGTGAAATTTCGGGGAAAGTTGAGTGGTCTGATCATGTGCTTACAGTCCCTATAATATGTGCTTTGCAAAAGGTTCTTGTTGCTACTATTTGA
- the LOC104719535 gene encoding uncharacterized protein LOC104719535 isoform X1, whose protein sequence is MAVVSKNQTEQQTPRIEDSTTGKTCHQCRQKRTDLVGSCVTKKKDRTCPIKLCTKCILNRYGENAQEVALKKDWICPKCRGNCNCSCCMKKRGQKPTGILVHTAKKTGFSSVSELLKTSGSDKYFYTKKVKPEGVVVPSPLKLDHENSIEQNQVSVKKSIKTKREELKDLNNGCNDENAVVKKSSSKKIKISGPVHETQVTKKVLVEGKRKKITAKDIKEINVAEKTKRIKPALKKKEEDQVDVKLPQGNSSISISQEKNVADKIKRIKPARKRKLEDQVEVKLPQGNSSISISQEKNAADKIKRIKPARKRKEEDHVEVKLPEGNNSITVSGIDLAPEDVGNVFQFLEFCSAFGKALDLRKGQAECVIREMLSGRSKRRQQYSTLTQMIIQLLTVILEDRGETSVCLTATDASWFTAIGECLTESEVQLDDFPPEMFKKGLSHYEKLNSSKRLKLLNFLCDETLGTSVMRNCIDSQNLESVERKKEAKEKINAAKHKEKGLKQKLQDELAQAVKEKNGIPLLITERDAIVSRINAETKEVYSEMQNAIDMLAIKSQGSDDAVRTNPVELGDNGLIFWRLKSYNDEQNILLQDLGSWTDVCPHEKWFSFSSEQKPEIEKCISFIRMKRLRAQKNANTIIT, encoded by the exons GTATGGGGAGAATGCACAAGAGGTTGCGTTGAAGAAAGATTGGATTTGTCCCAAATGCAGAGGCAATTGTAACTGTAGCTGCTGCAT GAAGAAACGAGGTCAAAAGCCTACTGGGATTTTAGTACACACCGCTAAAAAGACTGGGTTCTCTTCTGTCTCAGAGCTTCTGAAGACTAGTGGTTCTGACAAATATTTCTATACAAAGAAGGTGAAACCG GAAGGTGTTGTTGTTCCTTCACCGCTGAAACTTGACCATGAGAATTCTATTGAACAAAATcaagttagtgtaaaaaaatcgATAAAAACTAAACGTGAAGAGCTTAAGGATTTAAACAACGGCTGCAACGATGAGAATGCCGTGGTGAAAAAGAGCAGTTCCAAAAAGATCAAGATTTCTGGTCCCGTTCATGAGACACAAGTTACCAAGAAAGTATTGGTTGAAGGAAAAAGGAAGA AGATTACGGCAAAAGATATCAAGGAAATAAACGTAGcggaaaaaaccaaaagaatcaAACCAGctctcaaaaagaaagaagaggatcAGGTTGATGTGAAACTACCTCAGGGCAATAGCTCAATTTCTATTTCTCAGGAAAAGAATGTAGCggataaaatcaaaagaatcaaaCCTGCTCGCAAAAGGAAATTAGAGGATCAGGTTGAGGTGAAACTACCTCAGGGCAATAGCTCAATTTCTATTTCTCAGGAAAAGAATGCAGCggataaaatcaaaagaatcaaaCCTGCTCGcaaaaggaaagaagaggaTCATGTTGAGGTGAAACTACCTGAGGGCAATAATTCAATTACTGTTTCTGGCATTGACTTGGCTCCTGAAGATGTTGGAAATGTATTTCAGTTTTTGGAGTTTTGTTCAGCTTTTGGGAAG GCTCTTGATTTAAGGAAAGGACAAGCTGAATGTGTGATTCGTGAAATGTTATCTGGACGAAGCAAAAGGAGACAACAGTATTCCACACTCACGCAGATGATAATCCAACTACTTACTGTGATATTAGAGGATAGAGGAGAAAC ATCGGTTTGCCTGACTGCAACTGATGCTAGTTGGTTCACTGCAATTGGAGAATGTCTTACAGAATCAGAAGTTCAGCTTGATGATTTCCCTCCTGAAATGTTTAAAAAAGGCCTTTCTCATTATGAGAAGTTGAATTCATCAAAAAGGCTTAAGCTTTTGAATTTCTTATGTGATGAGACGCTTGGCACATC GGTGATGAGAAATTGCATTGATAGCCAAAATCTTGAGTCTGTTGAAAGGAAaaaggaagcaaaagaaaagatcaaTGCAGCAAAACATAAG GAGAAAGGACTAAAGCAGAAATTGCAAGATGAGTTGGCCCAAGCAGTAAAAGAGAAAAACGGGATTCCATTGTTGATAACAGAACGTGATGCAATTGTCTCACGAATAAATGCTGAAACCAAAGAAGTTTATTCTGAAATGCAAAACGCAATAGACATGCTAGCCATAA AGAGTCAAGGAAGTGATGATGCTGTTAGAACCAACCCGGTGGAATTGGGTGACAATGGTCTTATATTCTGGAGACTGAAGAGTTACAATGATGAGCAAAACATTTTGCTTCAAG ATTTAGGAAGCTGGACTGATGTATGTCCTCATGAAAAATGGTTTTCCTTCAGCTCTGAGCAGAAACCAGAGATAGAGAAATGCATCTCTTTCATACG GATGAAACGGCTTCGAGCACAAAAGAATGCAAATACTATTATCACTTAG
- the LOC104719535 gene encoding uncharacterized protein LOC104719535 isoform X2: MAVVSKNQTEQQTPRIEDSTTGKTCHQCRQKRTDLVGSCVTKKKDRTCPIKLCTKCILNRYGENAQEVALKKDWICPKCRGNCNCSCCMKKRGQKPTGILVHTAKKTGFSSVSELLKTSGSDKYFYTKKEGVVVPSPLKLDHENSIEQNQVSVKKSIKTKREELKDLNNGCNDENAVVKKSSSKKIKISGPVHETQVTKKVLVEGKRKKITAKDIKEINVAEKTKRIKPALKKKEEDQVDVKLPQGNSSISISQEKNVADKIKRIKPARKRKLEDQVEVKLPQGNSSISISQEKNAADKIKRIKPARKRKEEDHVEVKLPEGNNSITVSGIDLAPEDVGNVFQFLEFCSAFGKALDLRKGQAECVIREMLSGRSKRRQQYSTLTQMIIQLLTVILEDRGETSVCLTATDASWFTAIGECLTESEVQLDDFPPEMFKKGLSHYEKLNSSKRLKLLNFLCDETLGTSVMRNCIDSQNLESVERKKEAKEKINAAKHKEKGLKQKLQDELAQAVKEKNGIPLLITERDAIVSRINAETKEVYSEMQNAIDMLAIKSQGSDDAVRTNPVELGDNGLIFWRLKSYNDEQNILLQDLGSWTDVCPHEKWFSFSSEQKPEIEKCISFIRMKRLRAQKNANTIIT, from the exons GTATGGGGAGAATGCACAAGAGGTTGCGTTGAAGAAAGATTGGATTTGTCCCAAATGCAGAGGCAATTGTAACTGTAGCTGCTGCAT GAAGAAACGAGGTCAAAAGCCTACTGGGATTTTAGTACACACCGCTAAAAAGACTGGGTTCTCTTCTGTCTCAGAGCTTCTGAAGACTAGTGGTTCTGACAAATATTTCTATACAAAGAAG GAAGGTGTTGTTGTTCCTTCACCGCTGAAACTTGACCATGAGAATTCTATTGAACAAAATcaagttagtgtaaaaaaatcgATAAAAACTAAACGTGAAGAGCTTAAGGATTTAAACAACGGCTGCAACGATGAGAATGCCGTGGTGAAAAAGAGCAGTTCCAAAAAGATCAAGATTTCTGGTCCCGTTCATGAGACACAAGTTACCAAGAAAGTATTGGTTGAAGGAAAAAGGAAGA AGATTACGGCAAAAGATATCAAGGAAATAAACGTAGcggaaaaaaccaaaagaatcaAACCAGctctcaaaaagaaagaagaggatcAGGTTGATGTGAAACTACCTCAGGGCAATAGCTCAATTTCTATTTCTCAGGAAAAGAATGTAGCggataaaatcaaaagaatcaaaCCTGCTCGCAAAAGGAAATTAGAGGATCAGGTTGAGGTGAAACTACCTCAGGGCAATAGCTCAATTTCTATTTCTCAGGAAAAGAATGCAGCggataaaatcaaaagaatcaaaCCTGCTCGcaaaaggaaagaagaggaTCATGTTGAGGTGAAACTACCTGAGGGCAATAATTCAATTACTGTTTCTGGCATTGACTTGGCTCCTGAAGATGTTGGAAATGTATTTCAGTTTTTGGAGTTTTGTTCAGCTTTTGGGAAG GCTCTTGATTTAAGGAAAGGACAAGCTGAATGTGTGATTCGTGAAATGTTATCTGGACGAAGCAAAAGGAGACAACAGTATTCCACACTCACGCAGATGATAATCCAACTACTTACTGTGATATTAGAGGATAGAGGAGAAAC ATCGGTTTGCCTGACTGCAACTGATGCTAGTTGGTTCACTGCAATTGGAGAATGTCTTACAGAATCAGAAGTTCAGCTTGATGATTTCCCTCCTGAAATGTTTAAAAAAGGCCTTTCTCATTATGAGAAGTTGAATTCATCAAAAAGGCTTAAGCTTTTGAATTTCTTATGTGATGAGACGCTTGGCACATC GGTGATGAGAAATTGCATTGATAGCCAAAATCTTGAGTCTGTTGAAAGGAAaaaggaagcaaaagaaaagatcaaTGCAGCAAAACATAAG GAGAAAGGACTAAAGCAGAAATTGCAAGATGAGTTGGCCCAAGCAGTAAAAGAGAAAAACGGGATTCCATTGTTGATAACAGAACGTGATGCAATTGTCTCACGAATAAATGCTGAAACCAAAGAAGTTTATTCTGAAATGCAAAACGCAATAGACATGCTAGCCATAA AGAGTCAAGGAAGTGATGATGCTGTTAGAACCAACCCGGTGGAATTGGGTGACAATGGTCTTATATTCTGGAGACTGAAGAGTTACAATGATGAGCAAAACATTTTGCTTCAAG ATTTAGGAAGCTGGACTGATGTATGTCCTCATGAAAAATGGTTTTCCTTCAGCTCTGAGCAGAAACCAGAGATAGAGAAATGCATCTCTTTCATACG GATGAAACGGCTTCGAGCACAAAAGAATGCAAATACTATTATCACTTAG